A region from the Aeromicrobium choanae genome encodes:
- a CDS encoding sulfite reductase subunit beta, giving the protein MTGRTRRDLCPGLLRPWIADDGALIRVRIPGGAVSVDALGGLLGVARAHGDGTVHVTSRANLQVRAIPHDEGCLSDAVVDAVMATGLMPSTSHERIRNVMASPLTGRSGGRADLRLVVAELDRRLCAEPGLAALAGRFLFVLDDGRGDLVDRDLDLGLVALEADTAQVRAGAGSWGPVVPLAAAAEVLTALAARFVELAGAQAESPWHVDELPGGGATVLASPSEPRPGTRVSSPPPDLGRIEQVDGRIAWHLPVPDGRIDARLFDEVRAHGAHGLVVTPWRTLIVPDLENA; this is encoded by the coding sequence GTGACCGGACGGACTCGACGCGACCTGTGCCCCGGTCTGCTGCGCCCCTGGATCGCCGACGACGGCGCCCTGATCCGGGTCCGCATCCCGGGTGGTGCCGTGTCGGTCGACGCGCTCGGGGGCCTCCTCGGCGTCGCCCGGGCCCACGGCGACGGCACGGTCCACGTGACCAGTCGCGCCAACCTGCAGGTGCGGGCGATCCCCCACGACGAGGGCTGCCTGTCCGACGCGGTCGTGGACGCGGTGATGGCGACCGGCCTCATGCCCTCCACCTCCCACGAGCGGATCCGCAACGTCATGGCGTCGCCGCTCACCGGACGGTCCGGCGGCCGGGCGGACCTGCGACTCGTCGTCGCGGAGCTCGACCGCCGACTGTGCGCCGAGCCGGGTCTCGCGGCCCTGGCGGGCCGCTTCCTGTTCGTCCTCGACGACGGCCGCGGGGACCTCGTCGACCGGGACCTCGATCTCGGCCTCGTCGCCCTCGAAGCGGACACCGCGCAGGTCCGTGCCGGGGCCGGATCGTGGGGTCCCGTGGTCCCGCTGGCAGCCGCCGCCGAAGTCCTCACGGCGCTCGCCGCGCGGTTCGTCGAGCTCGCGGGAGCCCAGGCGGAGTCGCCGTGGCACGTCGACGAGCTGCCCGGCGGCGGGGCCACCGTCCTCGCCTCACCCTCGGAGCCCCGTCCCGGCACCCGGGTGAGCAGCCCTCCCCCGGACCTTGGCAGGATCGAGCAGGTCGACGGCCGCATCGCGTGGCACCTGCCGGTGCCCGACGGCCGCATCGACGCCCGCCTGTTCGACGAGGTCCGCGCGCACGGAGCGCACGGCCTCGTGGTGACGCCGTGGCGCACCCTGATCGTCCCCGACCTGGAGAACGCATGA
- a CDS encoding (2Fe-2S) ferredoxin domain-containing protein: MTLLVHVATALSDAARQTVLRRAAAEAGARIAFLQGADPTLVRVLDELHAEGVRDLLLEPVTTDDPTFARSWVGRVAGHWHREQVDPPTIRFGDRVISGREARLSSPAWETPPPHRHHLLLCRGPRCSARGSDETYRALVLALVEQRLTDADVLMAQTGCLFPCNHGPVAVVHPEGAWYGPVRPEDAGRLVREHLALGRPVDDLRIVSPTTSTEGAS, translated from the coding sequence ATGACCCTCCTCGTCCATGTCGCGACCGCGCTGTCCGATGCCGCGCGCCAGACCGTCCTGCGCCGAGCAGCTGCCGAGGCCGGTGCGCGGATCGCCTTCCTGCAGGGCGCCGACCCGACCCTCGTCCGGGTGCTCGACGAGCTGCACGCGGAAGGCGTCCGCGACCTGCTCCTCGAGCCGGTCACCACCGACGACCCGACGTTCGCGCGCTCATGGGTCGGCCGGGTGGCCGGTCACTGGCACCGGGAGCAGGTCGACCCGCCCACGATCCGCTTCGGCGATCGCGTCATCAGCGGCCGGGAGGCACGGCTGTCATCGCCCGCATGGGAGACGCCGCCCCCGCACCGCCACCACCTGCTGCTGTGCCGGGGACCGCGCTGCAGCGCCCGCGGCTCCGACGAGACCTACCGGGCGCTCGTCCTGGCGCTGGTCGAGCAGCGGCTGACCGACGCCGACGTCCTCATGGCGCAGACCGGCTGCCTGTTCCCCTGCAACCACGGCCCCGTTGCGGTCGTCCACCCCGAGGGTGCCTGGTATGGACCCGTCCGGCCGGAGGACGCCGGCCGCCTCGTCCGCGAGCACCTCGCCCTGGGTCGACCCGTCGACGACCTGCGCATCGTCTCCCCGACCACCTCCACCGAAGGAGCCTCATGA
- a CDS encoding ABC transporter ATP-binding protein, which yields MNLTARTVSWSVRDRLIVDGVSITAAPGSMVGLLGPNGSGKSSLLRLLAGLRAPTTGVVRLGDDDLASLRRREIAQRVGVVEQESATDTDPLVRDVIELGRIPHRRSWQPVGERDVEAIRRAAAATGVLDRLEQPYATLSGGERQRVQIARALAQDPEVLLLDEPTNHLDVRHQLEVLRLVRDAAVTAVAALHDLNLAAAYCDEIVVLAEGRVVAAGTPVQVITEELVADVYGVKAFVERHRITGALTVVWQP from the coding sequence ATGAACCTCACCGCTCGCACCGTCTCGTGGTCGGTGCGCGACCGGCTGATCGTCGACGGTGTCAGCATCACGGCGGCACCCGGCTCGATGGTCGGCCTGCTCGGTCCGAACGGCTCGGGGAAGTCCAGCCTGCTCCGGCTCCTCGCGGGCCTGCGCGCGCCCACGACCGGTGTCGTCCGCCTCGGCGACGACGACCTCGCGTCCCTGCGCCGCCGCGAGATCGCCCAGCGGGTCGGCGTGGTCGAGCAGGAGTCCGCCACCGACACCGACCCGCTGGTCCGTGACGTCATCGAGCTCGGCCGCATCCCGCACCGCCGTTCCTGGCAGCCCGTGGGCGAGCGGGACGTCGAGGCCATCCGCCGCGCCGCCGCCGCGACCGGCGTCCTGGACCGGCTCGAGCAGCCCTACGCCACGCTGTCCGGCGGCGAGCGACAGCGTGTGCAGATCGCTCGCGCACTGGCCCAGGACCCCGAGGTCCTCCTGCTCGACGAGCCGACCAACCACCTCGACGTCCGGCACCAGCTGGAGGTGCTGCGGCTCGTCCGCGACGCGGCGGTCACGGCCGTGGCGGCGCTGCACGACCTCAACCTCGCGGCGGCGTACTGCGACGAGATCGTCGTCCTCGCCGAAGGCCGGGTCGTGGCCGCCGGGACCCCCGTCCAGGTGATCACCGAAGAGCTCGTCGCCGACGTCTACGGCGTGAAGGCCTTCGTCGAGCGCCATCGCATCACCGGCGCGCTCACGGTGGTGTGGCAGCCATGA
- a CDS encoding precorrin-2 C(20)-methyltransferase — translation MSGRLYGVGVGPGDPELITLKAARLIGAADVVVYHQGVGKQSNARRIAAELIPAGVVEEALVYPVTTQTTQHPGGYAGAMADFYADCAERVRAHLEGGRDVVVLAEGDPMLYGSFMYLHDRLSPDFETQVVAGVPAFAAATATTALPLVRQTDVLTVLPGTLPEPELARRLADTDGAVIMKLGRTFAKVRSALEQAGRVEGSWYVERASMDAERVLPVADVDPETVPYFSIVLVPGDTRPGVARYDKPVAEAVAPATDAEVVVVGLGPGPDHWLSPEASQVLAEVGHVIGYGPYVQRVPQRPGLVRHASGNTVEVDRAREALDLALAGERVAVVSGGDAGIFGMASAVFEAAEDPRYADVAVRVVPGISAVQAVAARAGAPIGADFAVMSLSDRLKPWDVVVRRLRAIAEADLVLALYNPRSRSRTEQVAQAKAVLLDHKSPDTVVVVGRDVGRAEESLTVTTLGDLDPEAVDMKCLLLIGASSTRVTPSGRVWSPRYVE, via the coding sequence GTGAGCGGGCGGCTGTACGGCGTCGGCGTCGGTCCCGGCGACCCCGAGCTCATCACCCTCAAGGCCGCGCGACTCATTGGCGCCGCCGACGTGGTCGTGTACCACCAGGGGGTGGGCAAGCAGTCGAACGCGCGGCGGATCGCGGCCGAGCTGATCCCGGCAGGCGTCGTCGAGGAGGCCCTCGTCTACCCCGTGACGACCCAGACGACCCAGCATCCCGGCGGCTACGCCGGGGCGATGGCCGACTTCTACGCCGACTGCGCCGAGCGGGTGCGCGCCCACCTGGAGGGCGGGCGCGACGTGGTGGTCCTGGCCGAGGGCGATCCGATGCTCTACGGCTCGTTCATGTACCTCCACGACCGGCTCTCGCCCGACTTCGAGACGCAGGTCGTCGCCGGCGTTCCCGCGTTCGCGGCGGCCACGGCCACCACCGCGCTGCCCCTCGTGCGCCAGACCGACGTGCTGACCGTGCTGCCCGGGACCCTGCCCGAGCCCGAGCTCGCCCGCCGACTCGCCGACACCGACGGAGCCGTGATCATGAAGCTCGGCCGGACCTTCGCGAAGGTACGCTCCGCGCTCGAGCAGGCCGGTCGCGTGGAGGGCTCGTGGTACGTCGAGCGCGCCTCGATGGACGCCGAGCGCGTGCTGCCCGTGGCGGACGTCGATCCCGAGACCGTGCCGTACTTCTCGATCGTCCTCGTGCCCGGCGACACCCGGCCCGGCGTCGCGCGGTACGACAAGCCGGTCGCCGAGGCCGTCGCCCCTGCCACGGACGCCGAGGTGGTCGTCGTGGGGCTGGGTCCGGGACCCGACCACTGGCTCTCCCCCGAGGCGTCGCAGGTGCTGGCCGAGGTGGGGCACGTGATCGGGTACGGCCCCTACGTCCAGCGCGTCCCGCAGCGGCCCGGCCTGGTCCGCCACGCCTCGGGCAACACGGTGGAGGTCGATCGGGCCCGCGAGGCACTCGACCTCGCCCTGGCCGGCGAGCGCGTCGCGGTGGTGTCCGGGGGCGACGCCGGGATCTTCGGGATGGCCTCGGCCGTCTTCGAGGCGGCCGAGGACCCGCGCTACGCCGACGTCGCCGTGCGCGTCGTGCCCGGCATCTCGGCCGTGCAGGCCGTCGCCGCCCGGGCCGGCGCGCCCATCGGCGCCGACTTCGCCGTGATGAGCCTGTCGGACCGCCTCAAGCCCTGGGACGTCGTGGTGCGCCGCCTGCGCGCGATCGCCGAGGCCGACCTCGTCCTGGCGCTGTACAACCCGCGCTCCCGGTCGCGCACCGAGCAGGTGGCGCAGGCGAAGGCCGTCCTGCTCGATCACAAGTCACCCGACACCGTCGTGGTGGTGGGCCGCGACGTGGGCCGGGCAGAAGAGAGCCTCACGGTCACGACACTCGGCGACCTCGACCCCGAGGCCGTCGACATGAAGTGCCTGCTGCTGATCGGCGCCTCGTCGACCCGGGTGACGCCTTCGGGACGCGTCTGGAGCCCCCGCTACGTCGAGTGA
- a CDS encoding FecCD family ABC transporter permease, which translates to MTTTRRAWLLASAGLALLVASACVAVTIGPSDVGPRSVVSLAWSRLAGGESGLSRIQEGIVWDLRLPRTLLAAACGAGLAVCGVILQSLLRNPLADPFVLGVSSGASTGAVSIVVLGVGAGAVGLAAGAFVGAIGAFLLVLVLAAAAGGTTDRVVLAGVAATQLFSALTSFIVFTSADAEQTRGVLFWLLGSLGSASWTDVVVVGVTVVGAVIACLLLASTLDAFAFGQDSAATLGIDVARARLVLLVVTALTTAVIVSTSGAIGFVGLVLPHVARAMVGVNHRRMLPLAAILGAVFLVWVDTAARTVIAPQELPVGVATALLGVPAFALILLRRKGVRA; encoded by the coding sequence GTGACGACGACCCGGCGCGCCTGGCTGCTGGCCTCCGCGGGGCTGGCCCTGTTGGTGGCCTCGGCCTGCGTTGCGGTCACGATCGGCCCCTCCGACGTGGGTCCGCGGTCGGTCGTGTCCCTGGCCTGGTCGCGACTGGCCGGGGGCGAGTCCGGGCTGAGCCGGATCCAGGAGGGCATCGTCTGGGACCTGCGGCTGCCGCGCACGCTGCTCGCGGCGGCCTGCGGTGCCGGGCTCGCCGTGTGCGGCGTGATCCTGCAGTCCCTGCTGCGGAACCCGCTGGCCGATCCCTTCGTGCTGGGCGTGTCCTCCGGCGCCTCGACCGGTGCGGTGTCGATCGTCGTGCTGGGAGTGGGCGCCGGCGCGGTGGGGTTGGCCGCCGGAGCGTTCGTCGGCGCCATCGGGGCGTTCCTGCTCGTGCTCGTCCTCGCCGCTGCGGCCGGCGGGACCACCGACCGCGTCGTCCTCGCCGGGGTCGCGGCCACGCAGCTGTTCTCGGCGCTGACGTCGTTCATCGTCTTCACCTCCGCCGACGCGGAGCAGACGCGCGGCGTGCTCTTCTGGCTGCTCGGGTCGCTGGGCAGCGCCTCCTGGACCGACGTCGTGGTGGTCGGGGTGACGGTGGTCGGGGCCGTGATCGCGTGCCTCCTGCTCGCCTCCACGCTCGACGCGTTCGCCTTCGGGCAGGACAGCGCGGCCACGCTCGGCATCGACGTGGCCCGAGCGCGGCTGGTGCTGCTGGTCGTGACGGCCCTGACCACCGCGGTCATCGTCAGCACGTCGGGGGCGATCGGGTTCGTCGGGCTCGTGCTGCCCCACGTGGCGCGCGCCATGGTGGGCGTGAACCACCGGCGCATGCTGCCGCTCGCCGCGATCCTCGGGGCCGTCTTCCTCGTCTGGGTCGACACCGCGGCGCGCACCGTAATCGCGCCGCAGGAGCTGCCGGTCGGTGTCGCCACGGCCCTGCTCGGCGTTCCCGCGTTCGCGCTCATCCTGCTCCGGCGGAAGGGTGTCCGCGCATGA
- a CDS encoding precorrin-8X methylmutase, with amino-acid sequence MTLAPPSRRYDYVTDGAAIYVDSFATIRAEADLSRIPADAEKVAVRMIHACGQTDLTRDLVIHPSLVSAARSALEAGAPIITDAHMVAAGVTRARLPHENDVLCFLRDAAVPTLAKEWGTTRSAAAVSLWTERLEGAVVAFGNAPTALFHLLEMLRDGAPRPAAIIGTPVGFIGAAESKQALIDLTTDEPGLDIPFLAVTGRRGGSAMAASALNALAQEAE; translated from the coding sequence ATGACTCTCGCCCCACCGTCGCGCCGCTACGACTACGTCACCGACGGCGCCGCGATCTACGTCGACTCGTTCGCCACGATCCGCGCCGAGGCCGACCTGTCGCGCATCCCCGCGGACGCCGAGAAGGTGGCGGTCCGGATGATCCACGCGTGCGGCCAGACCGACCTGACCCGGGACCTCGTGATCCATCCCAGTCTCGTGTCCGCGGCCCGCTCGGCGCTGGAGGCTGGGGCCCCGATCATCACCGACGCGCACATGGTCGCCGCGGGCGTGACGCGGGCCCGGCTGCCGCACGAGAACGACGTCCTGTGCTTCCTGCGCGACGCCGCCGTCCCGACCCTCGCGAAGGAGTGGGGCACCACGCGGTCGGCCGCCGCGGTGTCGCTGTGGACCGAGCGGTTGGAGGGCGCCGTCGTCGCGTTCGGCAACGCGCCCACCGCGCTGTTCCACCTGCTCGAGATGCTCCGCGACGGCGCACCGCGTCCGGCCGCGATCATCGGCACGCCGGTGGGCTTCATCGGGGCCGCCGAGTCGAAGCAGGCGCTCATCGACCTCACGACGGACGAGCCCGGCCTCGACATCCCGTTCCTCGCCGTCACCGGACGCCGCGGCGGCTCAGCGATGGCCGCGTCGGCGCTCAACGCGCTCGCCCAGGAGGCGGAGTGA
- the cobN gene encoding cobaltochelatase subunit CobN — MTRIALMSTSDTDLLSARASGADYTWANPVRVTDERRDELTGEADLVVLRVLGSPEDVRDLAALVREAGRPLVVLGGERTPNAALMELSTVPIGICAEAHRYLAEGGTENLRQLHAFLSDTVLLTGEGFEPPALLPEWGVGRQPEPSDLPRVGVLYYRAHEVSGNNAFAHELADAIDATGRACGVPIYVSSLRAAADELFAELGTLDAIVVTVLAAGGSKPAAVSAGGDDESWDVERLRALDVPVLQALALTSSRAEWEASDDGVTPLDSATQIAIPEFDGRLITVPFSFKEVDADGLPRYVTDAERCARVAGIAVNHARLRHVPPAERKVALVLSAYPTKHSRIGNAVGLDTPVSAIRLLRQLRDAGYDLGSPGAIPGLDPLPPVEGEEPDTTSGNALIHALIEAGGQDEEWLTQAQLSESHVRISRDDYLRWTAHLPAALREEMVETWGEAPGSLFVDDAGDIVLATLRAGNVVILIQPPRGFGENPVAIYHDPDMPPSHHYLAAYRWLEQGFGADAVVHLGKHGSMEWLPGKNAALSAACATDAAIGSMPLIYPFLVNDPGEGAQAKRRAHATIVDHLVPPMARAEGYGDIAKLEQLLDEYANVAAMDPPKLPAIRQQIWTLMQSAQMHRDLGLEERPGDEEFDDFLLHVDGWLCEIKDVQIRDGLHVLGQAPAGEARVNLVLAVLRATQVWGGQNRALPGLRAALGLADEAPMAEVDAVEAQARGLVEAMEKADWDLQAIDTLHDDPVVRDVLRFAAEQVVPRLAATTDELTNILHALDGGFVQAGPSGSPLRGLVNVLPTGRNFYTVDPRAVPSRLAWDTGQAMAESLVTRHLEDTGEHPRSVGLSVWGTSAMRTSGDDIAEVLALMGVRPTWDPASRRVNGLEVIGLEELGRPRIDVTIRISGFFRDAFPHVIEILDDAVQLVASLDEPDELNFVRAHTRQDLAEHGDERRATTRIFGSKPGSYGAGILQVVESGSWRDDADLAEVYTAWGGFAYGRGLDGVAASDDMRTSYRRIAVAAKNIDSREHDIADSDDYFQYHGGMIATVRALTGTEPKAYVGDSTTPDAVRTRSLQEETNRVFRSRVVNPRWISAMQRHGYKGAFELAATVDYLFGFDATAGVVHDWMYESLAKEYVLDETNQEFMRRSNPWALRGIVERLNEAADRGLWAEPDPEVMAEMARVYLEVEGDLEDDA; from the coding sequence ATGACCCGCATCGCCCTCATGTCCACCTCGGACACCGACCTGCTCTCGGCCCGCGCCAGCGGCGCCGACTACACCTGGGCCAACCCCGTCCGGGTGACGGACGAGCGACGGGACGAGCTCACCGGCGAGGCCGACCTCGTCGTGCTGCGCGTGCTGGGCTCTCCCGAGGACGTCCGCGACCTCGCGGCGCTCGTGCGGGAGGCCGGCCGTCCGCTCGTCGTTCTCGGCGGCGAGCGCACGCCCAACGCCGCGCTGATGGAGCTGTCGACGGTGCCGATCGGCATCTGTGCCGAGGCCCATCGCTACCTCGCGGAGGGCGGCACCGAGAACCTTCGCCAGCTGCACGCCTTCCTTTCGGACACCGTTCTCCTGACCGGCGAGGGCTTCGAGCCGCCGGCCCTGCTGCCCGAGTGGGGGGTGGGCCGCCAGCCCGAGCCGAGCGACCTGCCGCGGGTCGGTGTCCTGTACTACCGGGCCCACGAGGTCAGCGGCAACAACGCCTTCGCCCACGAGCTGGCCGACGCCATCGACGCGACCGGCCGGGCCTGCGGCGTGCCGATCTACGTCTCGTCGCTGCGGGCGGCGGCCGACGAGCTGTTCGCCGAGCTGGGCACGCTCGACGCGATCGTCGTCACGGTTCTCGCGGCGGGCGGCTCGAAGCCGGCGGCCGTGAGCGCCGGCGGCGACGACGAGTCCTGGGACGTCGAGCGGCTGCGGGCGCTGGACGTGCCCGTCCTCCAGGCGCTCGCCCTGACCTCCAGCCGCGCGGAGTGGGAGGCGTCCGACGACGGCGTGACCCCGCTCGACTCCGCCACCCAGATCGCGATCCCCGAGTTCGACGGCCGCCTCATCACGGTGCCGTTCTCGTTCAAGGAGGTCGACGCAGACGGCCTGCCCCGCTACGTCACCGACGCCGAGCGGTGCGCCCGCGTCGCCGGCATCGCCGTGAACCACGCACGCCTGCGCCACGTGCCGCCGGCCGAGCGCAAGGTCGCCCTCGTGCTGTCGGCCTACCCGACCAAGCACAGCCGCATCGGCAACGCCGTGGGGCTCGACACGCCCGTGTCGGCCATCCGGCTGCTGCGCCAGCTGCGCGACGCGGGCTACGACCTCGGTTCGCCCGGCGCCATCCCCGGCCTCGACCCGCTGCCGCCCGTCGAGGGGGAGGAGCCGGACACCACGTCGGGCAACGCCCTGATCCACGCGCTGATCGAGGCCGGTGGCCAGGACGAGGAGTGGCTGACCCAGGCCCAGCTGAGCGAGTCGCACGTGCGGATCAGCCGCGACGACTACCTCCGCTGGACCGCACACCTGCCTGCCGCACTGCGTGAGGAGATGGTGGAGACGTGGGGCGAGGCGCCCGGCTCGCTGTTCGTCGACGACGCCGGGGACATCGTCCTGGCGACCCTGCGGGCGGGCAACGTCGTGATCCTGATCCAGCCGCCGCGTGGCTTCGGCGAGAACCCGGTCGCGATCTACCACGACCCGGACATGCCGCCGTCGCACCACTACCTCGCGGCCTACCGGTGGCTCGAGCAGGGCTTCGGCGCCGACGCGGTCGTCCACCTGGGCAAGCACGGCTCGATGGAGTGGCTGCCGGGCAAGAACGCGGCACTGTCGGCCGCGTGCGCCACCGATGCCGCGATCGGCAGCATGCCGCTGATCTACCCGTTCCTCGTCAACGACCCGGGGGAGGGGGCTCAGGCCAAGCGTCGGGCCCACGCCACGATCGTCGACCACCTCGTCCCGCCGATGGCGCGGGCGGAGGGCTACGGCGACATCGCGAAGCTGGAGCAGCTGCTCGACGAGTACGCCAACGTCGCCGCCATGGACCCGCCCAAGCTGCCCGCGATCCGCCAGCAGATCTGGACCCTCATGCAGTCCGCCCAGATGCACCGCGACCTCGGCCTCGAGGAACGGCCCGGCGACGAGGAGTTCGACGACTTCCTGCTGCACGTCGACGGCTGGCTGTGCGAGATCAAGGACGTCCAGATCCGCGACGGCCTGCACGTCCTGGGCCAGGCGCCGGCGGGGGAGGCGCGCGTGAACCTCGTGCTCGCGGTGCTGCGCGCCACGCAGGTGTGGGGCGGGCAGAACCGTGCCCTTCCAGGGCTGCGTGCCGCGCTCGGGCTCGCCGACGAGGCCCCGATGGCCGAGGTCGACGCCGTCGAGGCGCAGGCCCGTGGCCTCGTCGAGGCGATGGAGAAGGCGGACTGGGACCTGCAGGCGATCGACACGCTCCACGACGACCCGGTGGTCCGCGACGTCCTGCGGTTCGCGGCCGAGCAGGTCGTCCCGCGCCTCGCGGCCACGACCGACGAGCTGACGAACATCCTGCACGCGCTCGACGGCGGCTTCGTCCAGGCCGGGCCGTCCGGCTCGCCGCTGCGTGGCCTCGTGAACGTCCTGCCGACGGGGCGGAACTTCTACACCGTCGACCCGCGCGCCGTCCCCTCGCGACTGGCCTGGGACACCGGGCAGGCGATGGCCGAGTCGCTCGTCACCCGGCACCTCGAGGACACCGGCGAGCACCCGCGCTCGGTGGGCCTCTCGGTCTGGGGCACGTCCGCGATGCGCACGTCGGGTGACGACATCGCCGAGGTGCTCGCACTGATGGGCGTGCGGCCGACGTGGGACCCGGCGTCGCGTCGGGTCAACGGGCTCGAGGTCATCGGTCTCGAGGAGCTCGGCCGTCCGCGCATCGACGTCACCATCCGCATCTCGGGCTTCTTCCGCGACGCGTTCCCGCACGTCATCGAGATCCTCGACGACGCGGTCCAGCTGGTGGCCAGCCTGGACGAGCCCGACGAGCTCAACTTCGTGCGGGCCCACACCCGGCAGGACCTCGCCGAGCACGGCGACGAGCGTCGCGCGACGACACGCATCTTCGGCTCGAAGCCGGGCTCCTACGGCGCCGGCATCCTCCAGGTGGTCGAGTCCGGCTCGTGGCGCGACGACGCCGACCTTGCCGAGGTCTACACCGCGTGGGGCGGCTTCGCCTATGGCCGCGGGCTCGACGGCGTGGCGGCCAGCGACGACATGCGGACGAGCTACCGCAGGATCGCGGTCGCGGCGAAGAATATCGACTCCCGCGAGCACGACATCGCCGACTCGGACGACTACTTCCAGTACCACGGCGGCATGATCGCCACGGTCCGCGCGCTGACCGGCACCGAGCCGAAGGCGTACGTCGGCGACTCGACCACGCCCGACGCCGTCCGCACGCGCTCCCTGCAGGAGGAGACGAACCGGGTCTTTCGGTCGCGCGTCGTGAACCCGCGCTGGATCTCGGCGATGCAGCGCCACGGGTACAAGGGCGCCTTCGAGCTGGCCGCCACCGTCGACTACCTCTTCGGCTTCGACGCGACGGCCGGCGTCGTCCACGACTGGATGTACGAGTCGCTGGCGAAGGAGTACGTCCTGGACGAGACGAACCAGGAGTTCATGCGCCGGTCGAACCCGTGGGCGCTGCGCGGCATCGTCGAGCGGCTCAACGAGGCGGCCGACCGTGGCCTGTGGGCCGAGCCCGATCCGGAGGTCATGGCCGAGATGGCGCGCGTGTACCTCGAGGTCGAGGGCGACCTCGAGGACGACGCGTGA
- a CDS encoding ABC transporter substrate-binding protein, protein MRTPVRRPLVLLAGAALALSACSSSDASSDAETAAGYPREVENCGRTTAVTAPPKRIVSLNQGSTEILLSLGLADRMAGTSTWTDPVMKGLEGDNAKVERLADSAPSMERVLETEPDLVTASFASVLGQGGVGSADAFGKFGVPTYLSPAECEGKDNQGDGDGARTGILEIDTIYREITELAALLDVEEQGDELVAGLQDRVAAAAAKAPEDEVSVLYWFANSEAPYMAGCCGGPGIITRALGLKNVFDDTKSEWPQIGWETVADRDPDVLVIGDLTRKSQTAETAKAKIEFLETNPVTREMTAVRNRRYVALTGAALNPSIRTVEGLEQVADALAAFGLSR, encoded by the coding sequence GTGCGTACTCCCGTCCGTCGTCCCCTCGTCCTGCTCGCCGGCGCCGCGCTCGCGCTGAGTGCCTGCTCGAGCAGCGACGCCTCGTCCGATGCCGAGACCGCCGCGGGGTACCCCCGTGAGGTGGAGAACTGCGGTCGCACCACCGCCGTCACGGCCCCTCCGAAGCGCATCGTGTCGCTCAACCAGGGATCGACCGAGATCCTCCTGTCCCTCGGGCTGGCCGACCGCATGGCCGGCACCTCCACCTGGACCGATCCCGTGATGAAGGGACTCGAGGGCGACAACGCGAAGGTCGAGCGGCTGGCGGACAGCGCGCCCTCGATGGAGCGGGTCCTCGAGACCGAGCCGGACCTCGTGACCGCCTCGTTCGCGAGCGTGCTCGGCCAGGGCGGCGTCGGCTCGGCGGACGCCTTCGGCAAGTTCGGTGTCCCGACGTACCTGTCGCCCGCCGAGTGCGAGGGCAAGGACAACCAGGGCGACGGCGACGGTGCGCGCACGGGGATCCTGGAGATCGACACGATCTACCGCGAGATCACCGAGCTCGCCGCGCTCCTCGACGTCGAGGAGCAGGGTGACGAGCTCGTCGCCGGCCTGCAGGACCGTGTCGCCGCGGCCGCGGCGAAGGCGCCGGAGGACGAGGTGAGTGTCCTCTACTGGTTCGCCAACAGCGAGGCGCCCTACATGGCCGGCTGCTGCGGGGGCCCCGGCATCATCACGCGGGCCCTGGGCCTGAAGAACGTCTTCGACGACACGAAGTCCGAGTGGCCGCAGATCGGCTGGGAGACGGTCGCGGACCGCGACCCCGACGTCCTCGTGATCGGCGACCTGACCCGCAAGAGCCAGACCGCGGAGACCGCGAAGGCGAAGATCGAGTTCCTCGAGACCAACCCGGTCACCCGGGAGATGACGGCCGTGAGGAACCGCCGCTACGTCGCCCTCACCGGCGCTGCCCTCAACCCCTCGATCCGCACCGTCGAAGGACTGGAGCAGGTCGCCGACGCACTGGCCGCCTTCGGTCTCTCACGGTGA